The following is a genomic window from Hemitrygon akajei chromosome 6, sHemAka1.3, whole genome shotgun sequence.
cttaatggtattgggccatggcataaaaaatatTGGGAACTCCCGCTAGTGGAATATTGGTAGTGCTGGTGTTGTTTGCAGGGATACGGTGTTGACTGCTGTTAACTTCGTAAAGGAATTTGGTGTGTAAATGCAGAACACTTCAACGCTCATTGCTTTTATTATAAGATGGCATGAATCGATTTATAAAGTTTAAACCTCCTCTTTTTAAATCAACATTCTCCGTTTTTTTCAATTTTGGGAGAAATGGGCTTGTGCTGATCATCCTCACACAGATGTAGAAACACAGCTCACCACGAGATGGCAGCAGACCTTGCTGCCGAGGAAACATTTCTTTCCGTCTTTACACACACGGGATTTTCAGCGAAAAGTTAAAATAAATTGATTGGCGTCAACTTTACCTGCCGCAGTTTATTAGCTCTACGTCCAGGCTTACTGAAGATTTTAACAGTCACCGATATGGATTTGTAACTGACTAACGAATGAACAGGGATAAATTACAATCGACAGTTTGGAAGATGAAAAAGCTTTCATTCTGAAGCCAGTTTCATGTATAGTGCTTGTCTCGAGCTCAGCTCTAATCAGGACAGTCTTGATTTATTGGTAGCCGTTGCATGTGCATGGTCTGTTGGTAACGTGTACGGAAGCTGAAAGGATGGAGTTAAAAATCTAACTGTTCTTGTAAGAGCAAGGAATGGAACTcctgatacagtatatatattttttaatcatTGAAGAGTTGGACTGAGTCAGGCGGAATCCTGCCGAATCTCTATCGGGGTTGACTGCCCTCCGCACAACTGCTCTTGCCATGGTACTGGCGAAACCGGATTGAACATTGGGGCGATGCACTCCAGTTGCACGAGTATGTGAACGATTTTTTAGCTAACGTAGTGTTTATCCCAACACCATGTGACCCTTGGGTTTTCGTCTCTGTCTAGGGCCAATCGGAGCCGTGGGGCGTCTTCAAGAGGGGGCCGCACTTTGAGCACATAACCCTGGGCTCAGGGCTCGCATGCCTATAAATACTGTAGCAAAGCCAGCCAGCCTTCCACCTCGACACTGAACCTCCTTTCAACCGTCAGGAAGACGGGGAGAATAAACTGGGCACTATATGGTGTACATTAACCCTCTAACTTCCTTCGCGTCCATTTCAGAGTCCTGCAAGTACAGAGCGCGAAATTAAGAGCAGCGAGTGTGTGCAATCGTTCTGTGGCAGCCGATCCTGATGTATTTTCTAGAAGCGACCCAAGTCTTCGACCCATACGTCCGGGTAATCCAGAATGCCAATATTTCTCAGTACGCCTGGGACAAGTCCTTGCTGCAACCGCTGTGGGACTACCTGCGAGTCAACCACCAGGATACCCTCCGCTCGCCGCTCTTTCCAGTTATCATCTCAGTCTCCACCTATTTCCTCACCTGCACCTTCTACATGACGCTCGACATCTTGGCTCGCAGGTGCCCGGCCATTAACAGGTACAAGATCCACCCGGACCAGCATGTAACGTGGGCAAACATTCTCAAGACTCTGTGGCTTACCGGCTACAACCACGTTATCTTTGTCTTCCCGGCAGCCGCGTTCCAATGGTACTGGAGACCTCCGATCCCTCTCCAGGAAGAGGCACCACAGCTCTCCGAGTTCCTTATAGGAATCGTCAGCTGCACAGTTCTCTTCGACTTCCAGTATTACTTCTGGCACCTAATGCACCACAAGTTTCGATGGCTCTACACGACTTTCCACGCCATCCATCACGAATATTACGCTCCCTTCTCCTGGTCGACGCAGTACCTATCTGCCTGGGAACTGATCAGCCTTGGCTTTTGGACCACCATAGACCCGATAATCCTGCAGTGCCACAACCTGACTGGGTTCACCTTCATGATCTTAAACGTCTGGCTCTCAGTGGATGACCACAGCGGCTATGACTTCCCTTGGGCTTTTCACAACATTATCCCTTTCGGGCTCTGGGGCGGCTCTGTGAAGCACGACGCTCACCACCAGAAGCCACAGTACTATTTTGCCCCTTACTTCTCACACTGGGACTGGCTTTGCGGCACTTGTTGCGAATACAAGCGCTCGCCCGCCTATTTAGAGGTGGAAAAGAAACGACGCAA
Proteins encoded in this region:
- the ch25hl2 gene encoding cholesterol 25-hydroxylase-like protein 2, encoding MYFLEATQVFDPYVRVIQNANISQYAWDKSLLQPLWDYLRVNHQDTLRSPLFPVIISVSTYFLTCTFYMTLDILARRCPAINRYKIHPDQHVTWANILKTLWLTGYNHVIFVFPAAAFQWYWRPPIPLQEEAPQLSEFLIGIVSCTVLFDFQYYFWHLMHHKFRWLYTTFHAIHHEYYAPFSWSTQYLSAWELISLGFWTTIDPIILQCHNLTGFTFMILNVWLSVDDHSGYDFPWAFHNIIPFGLWGGSVKHDAHHQKPQYYFAPYFSHWDWLCGTCCEYKRSPAYLEVEKKRRKATKNKKHI